In a single window of the Candidatus Celerinatantimonas neptuna genome:
- the ydfK gene encoding putative membrane protein YdfK: protein MMIGPIINTGAIISGGLLGTILSRFIPLRLQKGLPATFALASITIGITMIIKVHFVPVVVMALILGTAIGEFVYLEKGVTIGAQYIQKKLDRLLPMPRSLSREEFSQQFTALIVLFAASGLGVVGSMTEGLNGHYQLLIIKSMMDFVTAIIFSITLGPGVALLAVVQFVVQTILFLVAKSIMPYMDPMAFADFSAVGGIIMLAVGLRIAKIMNFAVINFLPALFLVVPFSYLWRHFWG, encoded by the coding sequence ATGATGATTGGGCCGATAATTAACACTGGAGCTATTATTTCAGGGGGATTATTGGGGACCATTCTGTCTCGTTTTATTCCTCTTCGTTTACAAAAGGGTCTTCCGGCAACATTCGCACTGGCTTCGATTACAATCGGTATCACGATGATCATCAAGGTTCATTTTGTTCCTGTGGTTGTGATGGCTTTGATTTTAGGAACTGCTATTGGCGAGTTTGTTTATTTGGAAAAAGGTGTCACGATTGGGGCTCAGTATATTCAGAAAAAATTAGACCGGTTATTGCCGATGCCCAGAAGTTTGAGTCGTGAGGAGTTTTCACAGCAATTTACGGCTTTGATTGTATTATTTGCTGCCAGTGGGTTAGGTGTAGTTGGCTCAATGACAGAAGGATTGAATGGTCACTATCAATTGTTGATCATTAAATCGATGATGGATTTTGTGACGGCGATTATTTTCTCGATTACACTTGGTCCTGGTGTCGCTTTACTTGCAGTTGTGCAATTTGTTGTTCAAACCATTCTTTTTTTAGTTGCAAAGTCGATTATGCCTTATATGGATCCCATGGCTTTTGCTGATTTTTCCGCGGTTGGTGGAATCATTATGCTGGCTGTTGGGTTACGAATCGCTAAAATTATGAATTTTGCGGTGATTAATTTTTTACCTGCTTTGTTTTTAGTCGTTCCTTTTTCATATTTATGGCGTCATTTTTGGGGATAG
- the idi gene encoding Isopentenyl-diphosphate Delta-isomerase, with translation MSCETVILLDQANKPIGEMDKLAVHHHQTPLHLAFSCYILNEQGKLLVTRRALTKQAWPGVWTNSVCGHPAQGEVIEDAVYRRADFELGMQISHPRLRVDEFSYYATDASGVVENEFCPIFSAVSLSEIVPNPEEVMDYQWVSPEKLNRSVDDIPWAFSPWMVEQIKALRECGVWPLNV, from the coding sequence ATGAGTTGTGAAACAGTTATTTTGCTTGATCAGGCGAATAAGCCGATAGGAGAGATGGATAAATTAGCTGTTCATCATCATCAAACACCGCTTCATCTGGCTTTTTCGTGTTACATTCTCAATGAACAAGGGAAATTATTGGTGACTCGTCGGGCACTGACAAAACAGGCCTGGCCAGGGGTTTGGACCAATTCTGTGTGTGGACATCCTGCTCAGGGTGAAGTGATAGAAGATGCAGTATATAGACGTGCTGACTTTGAATTAGGTATGCAGATCTCACACCCAAGGTTGCGGGTTGACGAATTTTCATATTATGCAACAGATGCATCGGGTGTTGTGGAAAATGAATTTTGCCCTATTTTTTCTGCAGTGAGTCTTAGTGAGATCGTTCCCAATCCAGAAGAAGTGATGGATTATCAGTGGGTTTCTCCTGAAAAATTAAATCGGTCTGTTGATGATATTCCATGGGCTTTTAGTCCTTGGATGGTCGAGCAGATCAAGGCGTTGCGAGAGTGTGGCGTATGGCCTTTAAACGTTTAG
- the adhB gene encoding Alcohol dehydrogenase 2, with protein MSSTFYIPAVNIMGEGALKDAAAQIQNQGFKNALIVTDPGMTKLGVVAQVQELLKEYSVATCVYDGVQPNPTVSNVNAGLKILNANQCDCVISLGGGSSHDCAKGVALVATNGGEIADYEGVDVSKKAQLPLIGINTTAGTASEMTRFCIITDEERHIKMAIVDQNVTPILSVNDPALMAGMPPSLTAATGMDALTHAVEAYVSTAADPITDACAIKAIEIIRDHLREAVHNGSNMESREQMAYAQFLAGMAFNNASLGYVHAMAHQLGGFYNLPHGVCNAVLLPHVQRYNVQVAAARLKDIAISLGIDAAGMTDEKGAQAAIDAIAQLSKDVNIPAGLTELGAKEEDFDTLAENALKDACGLTNPKQATHEEIVAIFKEAM; from the coding sequence ATGAGCAGCACATTTTATATTCCAGCAGTGAATATCATGGGTGAAGGCGCACTAAAAGACGCAGCAGCCCAAATTCAAAATCAAGGCTTCAAAAATGCCCTGATCGTTACTGATCCAGGTATGACTAAACTTGGAGTTGTAGCTCAGGTACAAGAGCTACTAAAAGAATATTCAGTAGCAACTTGTGTCTATGACGGCGTACAACCTAACCCAACAGTTAGCAACGTAAATGCCGGTTTAAAAATTTTAAATGCCAATCAATGCGATTGCGTAATTTCTTTAGGCGGCGGTTCATCACATGACTGTGCTAAAGGTGTCGCATTGGTTGCAACCAATGGTGGCGAAATTGCCGATTATGAAGGTGTTGACGTTTCTAAAAAAGCACAGCTTCCACTTATCGGTATCAACACTACAGCAGGCACAGCTTCTGAAATGACTCGTTTTTGCATCATTACCGATGAAGAACGTCATATCAAAATGGCTATTGTCGACCAGAATGTTACACCTATTCTATCTGTAAACGATCCTGCATTAATGGCTGGTATGCCACCATCACTGACTGCCGCAACAGGTATGGATGCACTAACTCATGCCGTTGAAGCTTATGTTTCAACCGCCGCAGACCCAATCACTGATGCTTGTGCAATCAAAGCCATTGAGATTATCCGCGATCACCTGCGTGAAGCCGTGCATAACGGTAGCAATATGGAATCCCGCGAGCAAATGGCTTACGCGCAGTTCTTGGCTGGTATGGCATTCAACAACGCATCATTAGGCTATGTTCATGCAATGGCCCATCAATTAGGTGGTTTCTATAACTTGCCTCACGGTGTATGTAATGCAGTTCTGTTACCTCATGTTCAACGTTATAACGTTCAGGTTGCAGCAGCAAGATTAAAAGACATCGCGATTTCTTTGGGTATTGACGCAGCAGGTATGACTGATGAAAAAGGTGCTCAAGCTGCAATCGACGCAATTGCTCAGTTATCTAAAGATGTAAACATCCCTGCTGGGTTAACTGAATTAGGTGCAAAAGAAGAAGACTTCGATACATTAGCTGAAAATGCACTTAAAGATGCATGTGGTCTGACTAACCCTAAACAGGCAACTCATGAAGAAATCGTTGCTATTTTCAAAGAAGCCATGTAA
- the aroH gene encoding Phospho-2-dehydro-3-deoxyheptonate aldolase has protein sequence MTEWTPSSWRQKPAKQIPNYPDQTVLEDVEKRLAGQPPLVFAGEARALRSDLAKVAKGEAFLLQGGDCAESFDEFSTIHIRDFFKALMQMAVVLTFGGQKPVVKIGRVAGQFAKPRSANTEVFDGVELPSYRGDIINAIHFDEKSRVPDPERMMKAYHQSTSTLNLLRAFAQGGLANLQQVHKWNLDFVKKSPLADRYRGISARIDESLAFMNACGINADTTPQIRETTLYTSHEALLLPYEQALTRCDSLTGKWYDCSAHMLWIGDRTRQPDHAHVEFARGIENAIGLKAGPTTDPDELLRLIDIINPDNEAGRLNLIVRMGADKVADHLPALIRAVEREGKQVVWSSDPMHGNTVKAPNGYKTRRVDDVLREVRSFFEIHASEGSYAGGVHFEMTGRNVTECVGGAFHITEHDLAARYHTYCDPRLNADQALELAFLIADNIKAARNAMA, from the coding sequence ATGACTGAATGGACACCGTCCAGTTGGAGACAAAAACCAGCGAAGCAGATCCCGAACTATCCGGATCAGACGGTACTTGAAGATGTAGAGAAACGGTTAGCGGGGCAACCACCGCTTGTTTTTGCCGGAGAAGCCCGAGCATTACGCAGCGATTTGGCCAAAGTCGCTAAAGGTGAAGCTTTTCTGTTGCAAGGTGGGGATTGTGCTGAAAGTTTTGATGAGTTTAGTACCATTCATATTCGTGACTTTTTTAAAGCTCTGATGCAAATGGCGGTGGTTTTAACCTTTGGAGGACAAAAACCAGTTGTCAAAATTGGTCGGGTTGCTGGTCAGTTTGCCAAACCCCGTAGTGCGAATACCGAGGTTTTTGATGGGGTTGAACTGCCAAGTTATCGTGGTGATATCATTAATGCGATTCATTTTGATGAGAAATCAAGAGTGCCTGATCCTGAACGGATGATGAAAGCATACCATCAGTCAACATCTACATTGAACCTGCTTCGGGCATTTGCTCAGGGAGGCTTGGCGAATTTACAGCAGGTTCATAAGTGGAACCTTGATTTTGTGAAAAAAAGCCCTCTGGCAGACCGTTACCGTGGTATTTCTGCCCGTATCGATGAATCTCTTGCTTTTATGAATGCTTGTGGGATTAACGCAGATACAACTCCACAGATTCGTGAAACAACTTTGTATACGTCACATGAAGCACTGCTATTGCCTTATGAACAGGCTTTAACCCGCTGTGACAGCTTAACGGGCAAATGGTATGACTGTTCTGCTCATATGTTATGGATTGGCGACAGAACGCGACAACCGGACCATGCGCATGTTGAGTTCGCCCGGGGAATTGAAAATGCGATTGGTTTGAAAGCTGGTCCGACGACAGATCCTGATGAATTATTAAGGTTGATCGATATCATCAACCCGGATAATGAAGCCGGTCGTTTGAACCTCATTGTTCGTATGGGGGCTGACAAAGTGGCGGATCATCTGCCCGCCTTGATCCGAGCGGTTGAACGTGAAGGGAAACAGGTCGTCTGGAGTAGTGATCCAATGCACGGGAATACTGTTAAAGCTCCAAATGGCTATAAGACCCGACGTGTCGATGATGTTTTGCGTGAAGTCCGTAGTTTCTTCGAAATTCATGCAAGTGAAGGTTCTTATGCCGGTGGTGTGCATTTTGAGATGACTGGACGTAATGTGACAGAATGCGTCGGTGGGGCATTCCACATTACTGAACACGATTTAGCTGCGCGTTATCATACTTATTGTGATCCTCGTTTGAATGCGGATCAGGCGTTGGAACTGGCATTTTTGATTGCAGATAATATTAAAGCAGCCCGAAATGCGATGGCATAA
- the ldhA gene encoding D-lactate dehydrogenase: MKICLFSAKKYDREYFDLANQKFRFDLEYFSIALTSKTVALAHECDAVCAFVNDVINAKTLEQLHQAGIHILLMRCAGFNNVDLVCAKRLGIRVARVPAYSPEAVAEHAIALLMTLNRRIHKAYLRTRDANFNLEGLTGFNMHGRTVGIVGTGKIGLAMSHILRGFGCRVLGYDPYPNVEFEKIGGHYVELDELLSSSKVISLHCPLTAESTYLIDERAFSLMKPNTVLINTSRGKLVESVAAIEALKQGTLGGLALDVYENEQELFFEDLSDEVIQDDVFRRLSACHNVIFTGHQAFLTREALNSIANITLDNAKVLFGGQATPNEIIRDNPDQH, translated from the coding sequence ATGAAAATCTGTTTATTTAGCGCTAAAAAATACGACAGAGAATATTTTGATCTGGCTAATCAGAAATTCAGATTTGATCTGGAATATTTTTCTATTGCTTTAACCTCTAAAACTGTGGCTCTTGCTCATGAGTGTGATGCCGTTTGTGCATTTGTTAATGATGTGATTAACGCAAAAACACTTGAACAGCTTCATCAAGCCGGGATCCATATTTTACTAATGCGCTGTGCTGGATTTAATAATGTTGATTTAGTGTGTGCGAAGCGACTGGGAATTCGGGTGGCCCGTGTTCCTGCTTACTCTCCTGAAGCGGTCGCTGAACATGCTATTGCATTACTTATGACATTAAATCGCCGTATTCATAAAGCCTACTTAAGAACCCGGGATGCTAATTTCAATTTGGAAGGGCTGACAGGGTTTAATATGCATGGGCGAACAGTAGGCATTGTTGGAACAGGAAAAATTGGTTTAGCGATGTCCCATATTTTACGTGGATTTGGCTGTCGGGTTTTAGGGTATGATCCGTATCCTAACGTTGAGTTTGAAAAAATAGGTGGACATTATGTGGAACTTGATGAGCTGTTAAGCTCCAGTAAAGTGATTAGTTTACATTGCCCATTGACTGCGGAGAGTACCTATTTGATTGATGAACGGGCTTTTTCACTGATGAAACCAAATACGGTGCTGATTAATACAAGTCGTGGTAAACTAGTTGAGTCAGTTGCTGCAATCGAAGCTCTGAAACAAGGTACTTTAGGCGGTCTGGCTCTTGATGTGTATGAAAATGAGCAAGAGCTGTTTTTTGAGGACCTTTCTGATGAGGTTATTCAAGACGATGTCTTTCGCCGTTTGTCGGCGTGTCATAACGTTATTTTTACAGGTCATCAAGCTTTCTTAACGCGGGAAGCACTGAATTCTATTGCCAATATTACACTGGATAATGCGAAAGTACTATTCGGCGGGCAGGCTACACCTAATGAAATTATTCGGGATAATCCGGATCAACATTAA
- the gldA_1 gene encoding Glycerol dehydrogenase: MSIPNHPQFPEIALNFPAQFVRGENVALQLLDYCHRFGQRIMVTGGRQALEALYMHIGEIDASYHWFGGECSESNIEQLVQIAQSEEIQVLVAVGGGKAIDTGKAVAEACGLPVITIPTILATSSAVTPLSVRYFDNGHFLDIYHLSKGPDLVLVDTALLAKSPLRWLSAGLGDTLARWYEYRAIQLPRAHINGLDAVTAFNSKLCYELIELYGSKACQALETQTANEALKQVADAILLYAGMAALMSRGEHASAAHGMFDGFIVNEDMRYFGHGLLVGYGNLVLLALEGRSDDELIGAIKLARTCRIPTSLQQIKADWQETELLAVLSTAANSSDMRQFPSSVTADMLACACKRVDALSGQLN, from the coding sequence ATGTCAATTCCAAATCATCCCCAGTTTCCTGAAATAGCTTTAAATTTCCCTGCTCAGTTTGTGCGGGGCGAGAATGTTGCTTTGCAGCTTCTTGATTATTGCCATCGTTTTGGCCAGCGTATTATGGTAACGGGGGGGCGTCAGGCGCTTGAAGCATTGTATATGCATATCGGTGAAATTGATGCGTCTTACCACTGGTTTGGTGGTGAATGTAGTGAGTCGAATATTGAACAACTGGTTCAAATTGCTCAATCCGAAGAAATACAGGTATTAGTTGCTGTTGGAGGAGGAAAAGCGATTGATACCGGTAAGGCGGTTGCTGAAGCTTGTGGATTGCCCGTGATTACTATTCCGACGATTTTGGCGACTAGTTCTGCTGTGACACCTTTATCGGTTCGTTATTTTGATAACGGCCATTTTTTAGATATCTATCATCTTTCAAAGGGGCCTGATTTAGTTTTGGTCGATACTGCGTTATTGGCCAAATCACCATTGCGGTGGTTATCGGCTGGTCTTGGCGATACATTGGCTAGGTGGTATGAGTATCGAGCGATTCAGCTACCCCGGGCACATATAAATGGATTGGACGCTGTAACGGCGTTTAATAGCAAATTATGTTATGAACTGATTGAACTATATGGCTCTAAGGCATGTCAGGCATTAGAAACTCAAACAGCCAATGAAGCCTTAAAACAAGTGGCTGATGCTATATTACTTTATGCCGGTATGGCGGCATTAATGTCTCGTGGTGAACATGCATCAGCTGCTCATGGTATGTTTGATGGTTTTATCGTTAATGAAGATATGCGTTATTTCGGGCATGGACTTTTAGTCGGATATGGTAATTTAGTACTATTAGCTTTGGAAGGTCGTAGCGATGATGAGCTGATCGGTGCGATTAAACTAGCTCGAACATGCCGGATTCCAACTTCATTACAACAGATTAAAGCCGACTGGCAGGAAACGGAACTTTTAGCTGTTTTGAGTACGGCGGCTAATTCTTCAGATATGCGTCAGTTTCCTTCATCTGTAACTGCTGATATGTTGGCCTGTGCCTGTAAGAGGGTTGATGCATTATCCGGGCAATTAAATTAA